A single region of the Sphingobium sp. EP60837 genome encodes:
- a CDS encoding ABC transporter ATP-binding protein, producing the protein MIGTAPAPSPTYAVEGHGLVKTFGTFRAVDGIDLAVPAGSIYGILGPNGAGKTTLLRTLLGIIDPDEGRRTLLGDDVPLRQARIIGYLPEERGLYPSMKAAEAIAFMGALRGLPLKVGRERARAMLIEHGMGASVDKPIRQLSKGMAQTVQLFGTIIHEPRLIVLDEPFSGLDAINQGKLELLIRDQARRGVTVLFSTHVIAHAERLCERIAIVAGGRIHFEGSVSDARDQLRPRVRLRTRASDGGWRRALPAETLAADGAWHFDLPDEGIEPLLRALLDGHAGIESLSIERPGLHDAFVSIAGAAAARQMQDAEGEGPA; encoded by the coding sequence ATGATCGGTACTGCTCCGGCTCCTTCTCCGACCTATGCCGTCGAAGGCCATGGTCTTGTCAAGACATTCGGCACATTCCGCGCGGTCGATGGCATCGACCTCGCCGTGCCCGCTGGGTCGATCTACGGCATTTTGGGGCCCAATGGTGCGGGCAAGACGACCTTGTTGCGCACCTTGCTTGGCATTATCGATCCTGACGAGGGCCGCCGCACTCTGCTGGGCGATGATGTCCCGCTGCGCCAGGCGCGCATCATCGGCTATCTTCCCGAAGAACGCGGGCTCTATCCATCAATGAAGGCGGCGGAGGCCATCGCCTTTATGGGCGCATTGCGTGGGCTGCCGCTCAAGGTCGGGCGCGAACGGGCGCGAGCGATGCTGATCGAGCATGGCATGGGCGCATCGGTTGATAAGCCGATCCGCCAGCTGTCCAAGGGCATGGCACAAACCGTGCAGCTTTTTGGTACGATCATCCACGAACCCCGGCTGATCGTGTTGGACGAACCTTTTTCGGGTCTTGACGCCATCAACCAGGGAAAGCTGGAGTTGCTGATCCGCGATCAGGCGCGGCGCGGCGTCACCGTCCTCTTTTCCACCCATGTCATCGCCCATGCCGAACGCCTGTGCGAACGCATCGCCATCGTTGCGGGTGGCCGCATTCATTTCGAAGGATCGGTGAGCGATGCGCGCGACCAGCTGCGTCCCAGGGTCCGCCTGCGCACCCGCGCCAGCGACGGCGGTTGGCGCCGGGCGCTGCCTGCCGAGACGCTGGCGGCGGATGGAGCCTGGCATTTCGACCTGCCGGACGAAGGCATCGAACCGCTGCTGCGCGCGCTGCTGGATGGACATGCCGGTATAGAAAGCTTGTCGATCGAACGACCCGGCCTGCATGATGCGTTCGTATCTATCGCGGGGGCTGCCGCCGCCCGGCAGATGCAGGATGCCGAAGGGGAGGGACCCGCATGA
- the queG gene encoding tRNA epoxyqueuosine(34) reductase QueG, which yields MPTQTETLEQRLKAEAERLGFAACAIARADAAPEAGRRLRQWLDAGRHGEMLWMEERAEQRGSPQGLWPDVRSVIMLGMSYAPGRDPLALAEVGDRGRISVYAQGRDYHDVVKKGLKSLARWLVEQQQSALKVFVDTAPVMEKPLAEAAGLGWQGKHSNLVSRTHGSWLFLGAIYSEIALEPDAAEVDHCGSCTACQVACPTGAFPAPYVVDARRCISYLTIEHKGPIPEELRSGIGNRIYGCDDCLAVCPWNKFADAAAANRAFIGRAELAAPELGDLLALDDAGFREIFSGSPIKRIGRNRMVRNAAIAAGNSGEKRLLEQLQPLLSDEDPVVAEAAAWAIGRLSA from the coding sequence ATGCCAACGCAAACCGAAACCTTGGAACAGCGCCTGAAGGCGGAGGCGGAGCGGCTGGGCTTTGCCGCGTGCGCCATTGCGCGCGCTGATGCTGCGCCCGAAGCTGGCCGAAGGCTGCGGCAGTGGCTGGATGCGGGACGCCATGGCGAGATGCTGTGGATGGAGGAGCGGGCCGAGCAGCGCGGTTCGCCGCAAGGACTGTGGCCCGATGTGCGCAGCGTCATCATGCTGGGGATGAGCTATGCGCCCGGCCGCGACCCGCTGGCGCTGGCGGAGGTCGGCGATCGGGGCCGGATTTCCGTCTATGCGCAGGGGCGCGACTATCATGACGTGGTCAAGAAGGGACTGAAAAGCTTGGCCCGCTGGCTGGTGGAGCAGCAGCAGAGCGCGCTCAAGGTGTTCGTCGACACCGCACCTGTGATGGAAAAGCCGCTTGCGGAGGCGGCTGGACTGGGCTGGCAAGGCAAGCACAGCAACCTTGTCAGCCGGACCCATGGTAGCTGGCTCTTCCTGGGCGCGATCTATAGCGAGATCGCGCTGGAGCCGGACGCGGCGGAAGTCGATCATTGCGGCAGTTGCACTGCTTGCCAGGTGGCCTGTCCTACCGGCGCTTTCCCTGCCCCCTATGTTGTGGATGCGCGGCGGTGTATTTCCTACCTCACCATCGAGCATAAGGGCCCGATCCCCGAAGAGCTGCGTAGCGGGATCGGCAATCGCATCTATGGCTGCGATGACTGTCTGGCAGTCTGCCCGTGGAACAAATTTGCCGATGCGGCGGCGGCCAACAGGGCTTTTATAGGGCGCGCGGAGCTGGCGGCGCCGGAACTGGGCGACTTGCTGGCACTGGATGACGCCGGTTTTCGAGAGATTTTCTCGGGCTCGCCGATCAAACGGATCGGGCGTAACCGGATGGTGCGCAACGCGGCCATCGCCGCCGGGAATAGCGGAGAGAAGCGGCTGCTCGAACAATTGCAGCCATTGCTGAGCGATGAAGATCCGGTGGTCGCGGAAGCGGCCGCCTGGGCGATCGGGCGGCTGTCCGCTTAG
- a CDS encoding EI24 domain-containing protein: protein MVIIAAMRAFPVIFHPAAMRLLGKSLALTLLIFVMAGLGLWTAVHAVRVYFGWSGGGLAEAAAATIGVIAMAWLLFRTIAMAIMNLFADDIIAAVERSSYPAAAAEARSLGLGPSVRLALASAARTIGWNLIAMPAYLLLLVTGVGTIGLFLALNAYLLGRDLADMVEPRHAALPPISRLHRWLMGLVSALLFLLPFINLLAPIWSAAMAVHMLHGVRSKSR from the coding sequence ATGGTGATCATCGCCGCTATGCGCGCCTTTCCTGTGATCTTTCATCCCGCGGCCATGCGCCTGCTGGGTAAAAGCTTGGCTCTGACGCTGTTGATTTTCGTCATGGCCGGGCTCGGCCTCTGGACGGCGGTACATGCGGTGCGGGTCTATTTCGGCTGGAGCGGAGGTGGCCTCGCTGAAGCGGCCGCCGCCACAATCGGCGTGATTGCGATGGCCTGGCTGCTGTTTCGCACCATCGCGATGGCGATCATGAACCTGTTCGCCGACGACATCATCGCTGCAGTGGAGCGCAGCAGCTATCCCGCAGCCGCCGCAGAGGCCCGGTCCCTCGGTCTCGGCCCCAGCGTCCGGCTGGCCCTGGCCTCGGCAGCCCGGACGATCGGCTGGAACCTGATCGCCATGCCTGCCTATCTGCTCCTGCTCGTCACCGGCGTGGGCACGATCGGACTGTTCCTGGCCCTCAACGCCTATCTGCTTGGCCGCGACCTTGCCGATATGGTCGAGCCACGCCATGCGGCGTTGCCGCCGATCTCCCGCCTCCATCGATGGCTTATGGGCCTCGTCTCGGCGCTTCTCTTCCTGCTGCCCTTCATCAACCTGCTTGCGCCGATTTGGAGCGCGGCTATGGCGGTGCACATGCTGCACGGGGTTAGAAGCAAGTCGAGATGA
- a CDS encoding adenosine kinase, with translation MTAAAPSLDVVAIGNAIVDVLAPSDDAFLAEHALTKGGMQLIDVATAESLYADMGAGKEVSGGSAANTLAGLAALGKRCGFIGQVCDDQLGEVFAHDVRALGIRYDTPAAKGDVPTARCLILVTPDAQRTMNTFLGASQFLPESALDLDLIRSASILYLEGYLWDPEQPRAAMRAAIDAARGAGRKIAFTLSDGFVIERHRADFVDLIDQGLIDILFSNEHEIQALAQIEDFDRAVASFAGRVPVLVSTRSEQGAIAIVDGLRYEVPAAPVAQVLDTTGAGDLFAAGFLAGHIEGLDVHHCLELGAAAAAEVISHWGARPEADLQALRAKLLG, from the coding sequence GTGACCGCTGCAGCCCCCTCGCTAGATGTTGTCGCGATCGGCAACGCCATCGTCGATGTGCTCGCCCCGAGCGACGACGCGTTCCTGGCCGAGCATGCGCTGACCAAGGGCGGCATGCAGTTGATCGACGTCGCCACTGCGGAAAGCCTCTATGCCGATATGGGCGCGGGGAAAGAGGTCAGCGGCGGGTCAGCGGCCAACACGCTCGCTGGGCTGGCGGCGCTGGGCAAGCGCTGCGGCTTCATCGGTCAGGTGTGCGACGATCAGTTGGGCGAAGTGTTCGCCCATGATGTGCGGGCGCTCGGCATCCGCTATGATACGCCGGCGGCCAAGGGAGATGTGCCCACCGCCCGCTGCTTGATCCTGGTGACCCCCGATGCGCAGCGGACGATGAACACCTTCCTAGGCGCATCGCAGTTCCTGCCGGAGTCCGCGCTGGACCTGGACCTGATCCGCTCAGCGTCGATCCTCTATCTGGAAGGTTATCTGTGGGACCCGGAACAGCCGCGCGCGGCGATGAGGGCGGCGATCGACGCGGCGCGCGGCGCCGGGCGCAAGATCGCCTTCACCCTGTCGGACGGCTTCGTCATCGAGCGCCACCGCGCCGATTTCGTCGATTTGATTGATCAGGGCCTGATCGACATCCTTTTTTCCAATGAGCATGAGATCCAGGCGCTGGCCCAGATCGAAGATTTCGACCGGGCGGTGGCGTCTTTCGCTGGGCGAGTGCCGGTGCTGGTCTCGACGCGTAGCGAGCAGGGCGCGATCGCCATTGTGGACGGCCTTCGCTACGAAGTGCCTGCAGCGCCGGTTGCGCAGGTTCTCGATACGACCGGTGCGGGCGACCTGTTCGCCGCCGGATTCTTGGCCGGGCATATCGAAGGGCTGGATGTGCATCACTGCCTTGAACTGGGCGCGGCGGCGGCGGCGGAAGTGATTTCGCACTGGGGCGCGCGGCCGGAGGCCGATCTGCAGGCGCTGCGGGCTAAGCTGCTGGGTTGA
- a CDS encoding lipopolysaccharide biosynthesis protein, producing MTRQGDLHSLPAEQAPSSQQDDIAALAKGGRTNIFGFLLRLAARLPFLFIAGRWYGADALGRFAYAVLVVEFIAQLATLGLKRGLAGALAQTERPHSHVVTDAMLVTLVAALIGSGLLVAFPQAMFPNSGINGLDRLLALIVIAVAGSDVALAACAYRFDIGATVRARSIIEPWAISIGAFAFAFYSTRDGLILSYVVSMVAALVASILPMTRHYGIPHGWRPDGGRLWRLARRNLPLAAADGVEWGSRRLDLAILGLFVSPAVVGVYYVAQQVASLPQKLKTSFDPILGPVITRNLAEGNLSAIAKQVSQVGFWIIAAQAGIALALGIPGEAVMGLVGPHFVGGTGALAFLLLAEVVAATAVVSESALVYIARHRNLMISLLMIGLQAALSFGFILLARRFGLPPMAIAAAPALALSIALGAGALVKARLLSHLLGAKVNAWRWPLLSACGVACLVGAAFVALPPQYEWVELVFGVATILAVYGLVIWRWGFGPEDRALFRRQKAA from the coding sequence ATGACGCGACAGGGGGACCTACATTCTTTGCCGGCTGAGCAGGCTCCCTCTTCGCAACAGGATGATATTGCGGCGCTCGCCAAGGGCGGCCGCACGAATATCTTTGGCTTCCTCCTGCGCCTTGCCGCGCGCCTGCCTTTCCTGTTCATCGCCGGCCGCTGGTATGGCGCGGACGCACTTGGTCGCTTTGCTTATGCCGTTCTGGTCGTCGAGTTCATCGCACAACTGGCGACGCTCGGGCTGAAACGCGGCCTGGCGGGCGCGCTCGCGCAGACCGAGCGGCCGCACAGCCATGTCGTCACCGATGCCATGCTCGTGACGCTGGTCGCCGCGCTGATTGGCAGCGGCTTGCTCGTCGCCTTTCCTCAAGCCATGTTCCCCAACAGCGGCATCAATGGGCTCGACCGGCTGCTCGCCCTGATCGTCATCGCGGTAGCCGGGTCGGACGTCGCGCTGGCCGCTTGCGCCTATCGCTTCGACATCGGCGCTACCGTTCGCGCCCGATCGATCATAGAGCCTTGGGCGATCAGCATCGGGGCTTTTGCCTTCGCTTTTTATTCGACGCGCGACGGACTTATCCTGTCATACGTCGTCTCCATGGTCGCGGCGCTGGTCGCCTCGATCCTCCCGATGACACGCCATTATGGCATTCCCCATGGCTGGCGGCCTGATGGCGGACGGCTTTGGCGCCTGGCCCGCCGCAATCTGCCACTCGCCGCAGCCGATGGCGTCGAATGGGGATCACGCCGCCTCGACCTGGCCATCCTCGGCCTGTTCGTCAGCCCGGCGGTGGTTGGCGTCTATTATGTTGCGCAGCAGGTCGCCTCGCTGCCGCAAAAGCTCAAGACCAGCTTCGACCCGATCCTCGGCCCGGTCATCACGCGCAACTTGGCGGAGGGCAATCTGAGCGCGATCGCGAAGCAGGTCAGCCAGGTCGGCTTCTGGATCATCGCCGCCCAGGCGGGCATTGCTCTGGCGCTGGGCATTCCGGGAGAAGCGGTGATGGGTCTGGTCGGCCCGCATTTCGTTGGCGGCACCGGTGCGCTCGCCTTTCTGCTGTTGGCCGAAGTCGTCGCGGCCACAGCGGTCGTCAGCGAATCCGCGCTGGTCTATATCGCCCGTCACCGCAACCTCATGATCTCGCTGCTCATGATCGGCTTGCAGGCCGCGCTCAGCTTCGGGTTCATTCTGCTCGCCCGGCGCTTCGGCCTGCCGCCCATGGCGATTGCCGCGGCGCCCGCCCTGGCGCTCAGTATCGCCTTGGGCGCCGGAGCGCTGGTCAAGGCCCGGCTGCTGTCACATTTGCTGGGCGCGAAAGTGAATGCGTGGCGTTGGCCGCTGCTCAGCGCCTGCGGCGTTGCTTGCCTCGTGGGGGCGGCTTTTGTGGCCCTGCCGCCCCAATATGAATGGGTCGAACTGGTTTTCGGCGTCGCGACGATCCTGGCTGTCTATGGCTTAGTCATTTGGCGATGGGGCTTCGGGCCAGAAGATCGCGCCCTGTTCCGCCGGCAAAAAGCGGCCTGA
- a CDS encoding NAD(P)H-dependent glycerol-3-phosphate dehydrogenase → MKAGVIGAGAWGTALAQTLSSQGEDVCLWALEPEVVEAVNRDHLNPLYLPGIPLNASVRATGDMADMADRDLLLIVSPAQHLRGVVAGLPAGVPLILCSKGIEAGTTLLMSEVAQQAQPGSPIAVLSGPTFAHEVAKGLPTAITLACGDAELGSRIAARIARPAFRPYLSDDIVGAEIGGAVKNVLAIACGVAEGAGLGLNARASLISRGFAEMTRFGLARGARAETLSGLSGLGDLVLTCSSTNSRNFSLGKGLGEGRPASELLANRRTVAEGAFTAPVLREAARAAMVEMPVVEAVCALLEDAAPLGQVIDALLARPLRPE, encoded by the coding sequence ATGAAGGCGGGTGTCATCGGGGCTGGCGCATGGGGAACCGCGCTAGCGCAAACCCTCTCTTCGCAGGGGGAGGATGTCTGCCTGTGGGCGCTCGAGCCCGAAGTGGTGGAGGCGGTTAACCGCGATCATCTCAACCCACTCTACCTTCCCGGCATTCCTTTGAACGCCTCAGTGCGCGCGACCGGGGACATGGCCGACATGGCCGACCGCGACCTGCTGCTGATCGTCAGCCCTGCCCAGCATCTGCGCGGCGTAGTGGCGGGACTACCTGCCGGCGTCCCGCTCATCCTCTGTTCCAAGGGGATTGAGGCTGGCACTACCCTTCTCATGTCGGAAGTCGCGCAGCAGGCGCAGCCGGGCTCACCCATCGCCGTACTATCGGGACCCACTTTCGCGCATGAAGTGGCGAAGGGGCTGCCCACCGCTATCACCTTGGCGTGTGGGGACGCCGAGCTTGGAAGCCGCATCGCGGCGCGCATCGCTCGTCCCGCGTTCCGCCCCTATCTGTCCGACGATATTGTGGGAGCGGAGATTGGCGGTGCGGTGAAGAACGTCCTCGCTATCGCTTGCGGCGTCGCGGAAGGGGCTGGGCTTGGCCTTAACGCTCGCGCCTCGCTCATCAGCCGGGGTTTCGCTGAAATGACCCGTTTTGGCCTTGCGCGCGGGGCGCGTGCGGAAACCCTGTCGGGCCTTTCGGGTCTCGGCGACCTCGTCCTTACCTGCTCCTCCACCAATTCGCGTAATTTCTCGCTGGGGAAGGGGCTGGGGGAGGGGCGTCCCGCGTCCGAACTGCTCGCCAACCGGCGCACCGTTGCCGAGGGCGCCTTCACCGCGCCGGTCCTGCGCGAAGCGGCTCGCGCCGCCATGGTCGAAATGCCGGTGGTCGAAGCTGTCTGCGCCCTGCTCGAAGATGCCGCGCCGCTTGGACAAGTCATTGACGCGCTGCTCGCCCGCCCGTTGCGGCCGGAATAA